The Alkalibacter saccharofermentans DSM 14828 genome has a window encoding:
- a CDS encoding polyribonucleotide nucleotidyltransferase: MLKTFKMDLGGRELTAEIGEMAELANGAVFLRYGQTNVLVTACGSKTPREGLDFFPLSCDYEEKRYAVGKFPGGFIKREGRPSERAILTCRLMDRPIRPLFPNGYRNEVQVVATAMSISQDHPPEIVSMIGSSIALSISDIPFNGPTGSVLVGLIDGEYIVNPTAAQQEESEIHLVVSGTKEAIMMVEAGSKEVSEEVMLKAILFAHEQIKKIVAFQEEIIAEVGKEKMEVPLAKPDDTIDSEIRVFATEKYIDAIKTEDKNLRTEKIDEVNELVQSEFAEKYPENLKDIKEVCYNLVKEQVRRMIVEEGIRPDNRAHDEIRPISSKIGLLDRVHGSGMFTRGQTQVVSALTLGALGDVQIIDGFTDEEESKRYIHHYNFPAFSVGEARPLRGPGRREIGHGALAERALLPVIPSEDEFPYTIRVVSEVISSNGSTSQASVCGSSLSLMDAGVPIKAPVAGIAMGLIKEGDKVAVLSDIQGMEDFLGDMDFKVAGTKEGITAIQMDIKIDGIDEGVLTNALEKARVGRLYILDKMNEVISEPKAELKPFAPRIITLQIHPDKIREVIGAGGKVINKIIDDTGVKIDISDDGKVFIASPDLPAAEKAKGIIEAIVKDIEVGEVFLGKVTRIMNFGAFVEIPGGREGMVHISKLAHERVNKVEDVVDIGDEITVKVVEIDKQGRINLSRKATLPRVDNKE, encoded by the coding sequence ATGCTGAAAACATTTAAAATGGATTTGGGCGGAAGAGAATTAACCGCTGAAATCGGAGAAATGGCTGAATTGGCAAACGGTGCGGTTTTTTTAAGATATGGACAAACCAACGTTTTGGTAACAGCTTGTGGTTCAAAAACACCTAGGGAAGGCCTGGACTTTTTTCCTCTTAGCTGCGACTATGAAGAAAAAAGATATGCCGTAGGCAAGTTTCCCGGTGGATTTATCAAAAGGGAGGGAAGACCTTCTGAAAGGGCTATCCTTACATGCAGGCTTATGGACAGACCAATAAGACCACTATTTCCCAACGGATATAGAAACGAAGTACAAGTTGTAGCGACTGCGATGTCAATATCACAAGATCATCCTCCTGAAATAGTTTCCATGATTGGATCTTCAATTGCGCTGTCAATTTCAGATATTCCATTTAACGGACCTACAGGATCAGTTTTGGTAGGACTTATCGATGGTGAATACATCGTAAATCCGACTGCTGCTCAGCAGGAAGAAAGTGAAATCCACTTGGTAGTTTCTGGAACAAAAGAGGCGATCATGATGGTGGAGGCTGGCAGCAAGGAAGTTTCAGAAGAAGTAATGCTAAAAGCTATTTTATTCGCACACGAACAGATCAAAAAGATCGTAGCCTTCCAAGAAGAGATAATTGCTGAGGTAGGAAAAGAAAAAATGGAAGTGCCTTTGGCAAAACCGGATGATACGATAGATTCTGAGATCAGGGTTTTTGCAACTGAAAAGTATATTGATGCTATTAAAACTGAAGATAAAAATTTGAGAACTGAAAAAATTGATGAAGTCAATGAATTGGTTCAAAGCGAATTTGCTGAAAAATATCCGGAAAATCTAAAAGATATAAAGGAAGTATGCTATAACCTGGTTAAGGAACAGGTGAGAAGGATGATCGTCGAGGAAGGCATTAGACCGGATAACCGAGCTCATGACGAGATACGACCTATTTCTTCAAAGATAGGCCTTCTTGATAGGGTCCATGGTTCAGGAATGTTCACAAGGGGACAGACGCAAGTTGTATCTGCGCTAACTTTGGGTGCACTTGGAGATGTCCAGATCATAGATGGATTTACTGACGAGGAAGAGAGCAAGAGATATATACATCATTATAACTTCCCAGCATTCAGCGTAGGGGAAGCAAGACCTTTGAGAGGACCGGGAAGAAGAGAGATTGGTCATGGTGCATTGGCTGAGAGGGCATTGTTGCCTGTAATACCTTCAGAGGATGAATTTCCATACACCATCAGGGTAGTATCTGAAGTTATAAGCTCAAACGGATCCACTTCACAGGCCAGCGTTTGCGGAAGTTCACTGTCGCTGATGGATGCAGGTGTTCCTATAAAAGCTCCGGTTGCAGGTATCGCAATGGGACTTATCAAGGAAGGGGACAAGGTAGCTGTGCTTTCGGATATTCAAGGCATGGAGGACTTCCTTGGTGATATGGATTTTAAAGTTGCCGGGACAAAGGAAGGAATTACAGCCATTCAGATGGATATCAAGATAGACGGCATCGATGAAGGTGTTCTTACCAATGCGTTGGAAAAAGCCAGGGTAGGAAGACTGTATATACTGGATAAAATGAATGAAGTAATAAGCGAGCCTAAAGCGGAGCTAAAGCCTTTTGCCCCTAGAATAATAACCTTGCAAATACATCCTGACAAGATCAGGGAAGTAATTGGCGCAGGGGGTAAGGTCATCAATAAAATTATAGATGACACTGGGGTTAAGATAGATATCAGCGATGATGGTAAGGTATTTATAGCATCACCTGATCTGCCGGCAGCTGAAAAAGCCAAAGGCATAATCGAAGCCATCGTAAAGGATATTGAAGTAGGAGAGGTATTCTTAGGCAAGGTAACCAGAATCATGAATTTTGGTGCTTTTGTTGAAATTCCGGGAGGAAGAGAAGGAATGGTTCACATATCCAAGCTTGCTCACGAAAGAGTAAACAAAGTTGAAGATGTTGTCGACATCGGTGATGAAATAACTGTAAAAGTTGTTGAGATTGATAAGCAAGGCAGAATAAACTTGTCAAGAAAAGCGACTTTGCCCAGAGTTGACAATAAAGAATAA
- the rpsO gene encoding 30S ribosomal protein S15, with the protein MGLEKQTKAEIIEKFKKSENDTGSTEVQIALLTQRINELTGHFKVHKKDHHSRRGLLKMVGQRRGLLNYLKSKDIAKYRELLEQLNLRK; encoded by the coding sequence ATGGGTTTAGAAAAACAAACAAAAGCGGAAATCATCGAGAAGTTCAAAAAAAGCGAAAATGACACAGGTTCAACTGAGGTTCAAATCGCACTTTTGACTCAAAGAATCAACGAACTTACAGGTCACTTTAAAGTTCACAAAAAAGATCACCATTCAAGAAGAGGTCTTCTGAAAATGGTAGGTCAAAGAAGAGGTTTGCTGAACTATCTTAAAAGCAAGGATATTGCCAAGTACAGAGAGCTGCTTGAACAATTGAATCTTCGAAAATAA
- a CDS encoding sugar-binding transcriptional regulator codes for MKKSDLVKIARLYYEKKMTQQKIADIMNISRMAVSRSLSKCEEEGIVDIKINTLDSYMDMEDAIKRSYPLAEVHIVPFDDEINVLQRLLSEKAMDVLERHLKKGAKVGVGWGSTMRALKNYAGDNEMPCIEAQFVPLMGGYGNTDSEFHASQIAATLGKAYNGSFLQLHAPAIVGSSEIKKVLMEDAQIDLVFKSLKKLDMAVHSFGCLSAEDASVLSSGYFMESDIEELRRAKVECDIVSSIYLDRDGNEVDLEILTRTIGIASEDYKKIPIKIAVAGGNSKLPATKLVARSGLVDILVTDEKTGEHLVKNAK; via the coding sequence ATGAAAAAATCAGATTTGGTTAAAATAGCGAGGCTTTATTATGAGAAAAAGATGACGCAACAAAAGATAGCGGATATAATGAATATTTCAAGGATGGCTGTTTCCAGGAGCCTTTCAAAGTGCGAAGAAGAAGGAATAGTTGATATTAAAATAAATACTCTAGACTCGTATATGGATATGGAAGATGCTATCAAAAGGAGCTATCCTCTTGCAGAGGTGCATATTGTTCCTTTCGACGATGAGATTAATGTGCTTCAAAGGCTGCTATCGGAAAAAGCCATGGATGTCCTGGAGAGGCATCTGAAAAAAGGAGCCAAAGTAGGCGTAGGATGGGGATCGACTATGCGAGCGCTAAAAAATTATGCCGGGGACAATGAAATGCCTTGTATAGAAGCACAATTCGTTCCACTGATGGGTGGGTATGGAAATACCGATTCTGAATTTCATGCAAGTCAAATAGCAGCAACTTTGGGCAAGGCATATAATGGCAGTTTTTTGCAGCTTCATGCTCCGGCTATTGTAGGAAGTAGCGAGATAAAAAAAGTTTTAATGGAAGATGCACAAATTGATCTGGTATTTAAAAGTTTAAAAAAACTCGATATGGCTGTCCACAGCTTTGGCTGCCTTTCGGCAGAGGATGCTTCTGTTTTATCTTCAGGTTACTTCATGGAAAGCGATATAGAGGAATTGAGAAGAGCCAAAGTGGAGTGCGATATAGTATCCAGCATATATCTCGACAGAGATGGAAATGAAGTGGATCTTGAGATATTGACAAGGACCATAGGCATAGCCTCGGAAGATTATAAAAAAATCCCGATAAAAATAGCAGTAGCCGGCGGGAATTCGAAATTGCCTGCTACTAAACTTGTTGCAAGGAGCGGATTAGTTGATATTTTAGTAACTGATGAAAAGACAGGAGAACACCTTGTAAAGAATGCGAAATAG